A genomic segment from Glycine soja cultivar W05 chromosome 20, ASM419377v2, whole genome shotgun sequence encodes:
- the LOC114402110 gene encoding agamous-like MADS-box protein AGL62: MSKNKKSSLGRQKIPIEKIPKKSHLQVTFSKRRSGLFKKASELCTLCGVEIAIVVFSPADKAFSFGHPEVESLIDRYTTRNPPQESSAHHLVEAHRNANVCDLNMQLTQVFNHLEIEKKRTDDLDHVRKARQRQFWWESPIDELGLNELLQLKASIEELKKNIEKHASKFMIEHSSNIPSSSILGPNNGLGPLVRYDTFENKPGAEIGIASSIPNAHYLAFRTGYL; this comes from the coding sequence atgtcaaagaataagaagtCTAGCTTAGGACGCCAAAAGATCCCAATTGAAAAAATACCCAAAAAGAGTCATTTGCAAGTTACATTCTCTAAGCGTCGTTCGGGACTGTTCAAGAAAGCCAGTGAGCTTTGCACCCTTTGTGGTGTAGAGATTGCAATTGTGGTTTTCTCTCCCGCGGATAAGGCATTCTCTTTTGGCCATCCAGAAGTTGAGTCCCTCATCGATCGTTACACCACGCGAAACCCTCCACAAGAGTCTAGTGCACACCACCTCGTTGAGGCACACCGAAATGCCAATGTTTGTGATCTCAACATGCAACTCACTCAGGTTTTCAATCACTTGGAGATTGAAAAGAAGCGAACAGATGACCTAGACCATGTGAGGAAAGCTAGGCAGAGGCAATTTTGGTGGGAGAGTCCTATTGATGAGCTTGGATTGAATGAGTTGCTGCAGTTAAAGGCCTCTATTGAGGAGCTAAAAAAGAACATAGAAAAACATGCTAGCAAATTCATGATTGAACACTCTAGTAATATACCTTCTTCATCAATTCTTGGACCTAATAATGGACTTGGTCCACTTGTACGTTATGACACCTTTGAGAACAAACCTGGTGCTGAGATTGGTATTGCTTCATCAATTCCAAATGCCCATTATCTCGCTTTTCGCACTGGGTATCTTTGA